The proteins below come from a single Desulfitobacterium metallireducens DSM 15288 genomic window:
- the rpmH gene encoding 50S ribosomal protein L34 produces MKRTYQPKNRRHKRVHGFLSRMSSATGRNVLKRRRLKGRKKLSA; encoded by the coding sequence GTGAAAAGAACGTATCAACCGAAAAATCGTCGTCATAAAAGAGTGCACGGTTTCTTAAGCCGGATGAGTAGTGCAACCGGAAGAAATGTCCTCAAAAGACGTCGCTTAAAAGGGCGGAAGAAATTATCTGCTTAA
- the dnaA gene encoding chromosomal replication initiator protein DnaA: protein MPPRPPLQKMWQDTLAKLETELSKPSFETWLSSTCLLDIEGNTLIIGVPNEFAKDWLESRYAPLIRSAVQTVFSQPMNLSFIIGIQKEVLHNIENPQQTSIPENNEITPNFLISKYTFDTFVIGNSNRFAHAAALAVAESPAKSYNPLFIYGGVGLGKTHLMHAIGNYVLERSPNTRVLYVSSEKFTNELIESIRDKNPVEFRNHYRNVDILLIDDIQFLAGKEGTQEEFFHTFNALYEADKQIIISSDRPPKEIPTLEDRLRSRFEWGLITDIQAPNLETRIAILRKKAKLENLQVSNDVMVYIADKIQSNIRELEGALIRVMAYASLSEKPITVEIAAEALKDIIPVNTPKEITIENIQQATAEYFHLSLGEFKAKKRTRAIAFPRQIAMYLSRELTDYSLPKIGDEFGGRDHTTVIHAHDKINQARRKDPLLDKKINEIIQRIQSY from the coding sequence ATGCCACCCCGCCCACCACTTCAAAAAATGTGGCAAGATACACTTGCTAAACTGGAAACTGAACTTTCTAAGCCAAGTTTTGAAACTTGGCTTAGTTCAACCTGTTTGCTCGATATTGAGGGAAACACCTTAATTATTGGAGTTCCAAATGAATTCGCTAAAGATTGGCTAGAGAGCCGCTATGCCCCATTAATACGTTCAGCGGTTCAAACCGTCTTTAGTCAGCCCATGAATTTAAGTTTTATAATTGGTATTCAAAAAGAAGTTTTACACAACATAGAGAATCCTCAACAAACTTCTATTCCAGAAAATAACGAAATCACACCCAATTTTTTAATCTCAAAATATACTTTTGATACCTTCGTCATTGGTAATAGTAATCGCTTTGCCCACGCAGCTGCTCTTGCAGTTGCTGAATCACCCGCTAAATCTTATAATCCCCTTTTTATCTACGGTGGAGTTGGTTTAGGAAAAACTCACTTAATGCATGCTATCGGAAATTATGTCTTAGAACGGTCTCCAAACACACGTGTTCTCTACGTATCTAGTGAAAAATTTACGAATGAGTTAATCGAATCCATTCGAGATAAAAACCCGGTAGAATTTCGTAATCATTACCGCAATGTTGATATTCTTCTTATTGATGATATTCAATTTCTTGCCGGTAAAGAAGGGACTCAAGAAGAATTTTTTCATACGTTTAATGCTCTCTATGAGGCTGATAAACAAATTATTATTTCTTCCGACCGTCCACCCAAGGAAATTCCTACGTTAGAAGATAGGCTACGATCCCGTTTTGAATGGGGACTCATCACGGACATTCAAGCGCCTAATTTAGAAACACGGATTGCCATTTTAAGAAAGAAAGCAAAGTTAGAAAATCTCCAAGTTTCCAACGATGTAATGGTCTATATTGCTGATAAAATTCAGTCTAATATTAGAGAACTCGAAGGAGCTCTCATTCGCGTTATGGCTTACGCCTCCCTTTCAGAAAAACCAATTACTGTTGAAATTGCAGCTGAAGCCTTAAAAGATATTATTCCCGTTAATACACCTAAAGAAATTACAATTGAAAATATTCAACAAGCAACTGCTGAATATTTCCACCTCTCTTTGGGAGAATTTAAAGCAAAGAAAAGAACCCGTGCTATTGCCTTTCCTCGTCAAATCGCGATGTATCTTTCACGTGAATTAACAGACTATTCCCTACCTAAAATTGGCGATGAATTTGGAGGTCGGGATCATACAACAGTCATCCATGCCCATGACAAAATTAATCAAGCTCGACGTAAAGATCCTTTATTAGATAAAAAGATCAATGAAATCATTCAAAGAATACAATCATATTAG
- the dnaN gene encoding DNA polymerase III subunit beta, whose translation MKIYCSKDALLTGVNTVQKAVSNKNTLPVLQGILIKAENNALVFEATDMEIGIRCVVEAQIEEEGMIVLPARLFSEIVRKLPTATIEIEQRNDAVNIHYYESDILLKGFDPEEFPLLPDLYDAVSFNLPISLFKTMIRQTVYACAIEENRPVFTGILLQIEESNIRLIGTDTHRLAYRISEIENPEDLKFYGVIPAKTLSEIYRLLKDDDEVLTIRFNQSQVSFQFGSVHLLSRLIDGQFPNYKQVVPKSCQSKIFLSTKEFSDAVERASLLARDSSHANIIRLSVEKERLWLDQASEIGKISEQLDIQMEGTEVKVAFNAKFLLDVLKVIDCEKIIFELSGPYGPGVIRPVDDPNYLNLVLPVRTS comes from the coding sequence ATGAAAATTTATTGTTCTAAAGATGCCCTACTTACGGGTGTCAATACAGTACAAAAAGCGGTTTCGAATAAAAACACATTACCCGTATTACAAGGAATTTTAATTAAAGCTGAAAATAATGCCTTAGTTTTTGAAGCAACTGATATGGAAATTGGAATACGCTGTGTTGTTGAAGCTCAAATTGAAGAAGAAGGTATGATTGTTCTGCCAGCGCGTCTTTTTTCAGAGATTGTCCGTAAACTCCCCACTGCAACCATTGAAATTGAACAACGTAATGATGCAGTTAATATTCACTACTATGAATCTGATATTTTACTAAAAGGCTTTGATCCTGAAGAATTTCCCTTACTTCCTGATCTTTATGATGCTGTTTCTTTCAATTTACCGATTTCTCTATTTAAAACAATGATTCGTCAAACTGTCTATGCTTGCGCAATTGAAGAAAATAGACCTGTATTTACTGGAATTTTACTTCAGATTGAAGAATCGAATATTCGTTTAATTGGGACAGATACGCACCGTCTTGCTTATCGAATTTCAGAAATCGAAAATCCTGAAGATCTAAAATTTTATGGCGTGATTCCTGCTAAAACATTATCAGAAATTTATCGTCTCCTTAAAGATGATGATGAAGTTCTAACTATCCGTTTTAATCAATCTCAAGTATCCTTCCAATTTGGTTCAGTTCATTTATTGTCACGTTTGATTGATGGGCAATTTCCTAATTACAAGCAAGTTGTTCCTAAAAGCTGTCAATCTAAGATATTTCTTTCTACAAAAGAATTTTCTGATGCTGTTGAAAGAGCATCCTTATTAGCGCGAGATAGTAGTCATGCCAATATTATTCGCCTCTCCGTTGAAAAAGAGAGATTATGGTTAGATCAAGCCTCTGAAATTGGGAAAATTTCTGAACAGTTAGATATCCAAATGGAAGGAACAGAAGTCAAGGTTGCGTTTAATGCCAAGTTTTTATTGGATGTACTTAAAGTAATCGACTGTGAAAAGATAATATTCGAACTTTCTGGACCCTATGGACCAGGTGTTATCCGCCCAGTTGATGATCCTAATTATCTCAATCTTGTGCTTCCTGTACGTACATCATAA
- the recF gene encoding DNA replication/repair protein RecF (All proteins in this family for which functions are known are DNA-binding proteins that assist the filamentation of RecA onto DNA for the initiation of recombination or recombinational repair.): MEIAKLYLQNFRNYKNEKIQFSSGINVLQGQNGQGKTNILEAIYYLLTGKSYRVRKEQELIFWGENAFHIFGDFLAYERRLSLESHYLDKRKIVKINHVPCKKLSDFVGTINVVFFSPDDLIMVKGGPAERRRFLDLHITQLNSRHVHLLNDYNKVLHQKAALLKSSIQTSKVSNIEIWNEQLLDLGSKIIRNRWRFTQIIAKKSKEIYYQLSSGEEELSINYLALGHQDVEEALHEFPILLEEKMKQEIERQMILVGPHRDDLNFQLNGKSARIYASQGQQRSIVLSLKLAELEVIYQEKGEYPLLLLDDVLSELDIFRREYLLEFIQPIRQALITMTSAEKPSTEIASLFQVDKGHIGRIN, from the coding sequence ATGGAGATTGCAAAACTATACTTGCAAAATTTCAGAAATTATAAGAATGAAAAAATACAATTTTCCTCAGGTATCAACGTTTTACAGGGACAAAACGGACAAGGAAAAACCAACATATTGGAAGCCATCTATTATCTTCTAACTGGAAAATCATATCGCGTTCGTAAAGAACAAGAATTAATATTCTGGGGAGAAAATGCGTTTCATATCTTTGGAGATTTTTTAGCTTATGAACGAAGGTTGAGTTTGGAAAGCCATTATTTAGATAAACGTAAAATTGTCAAAATAAATCATGTTCCCTGTAAAAAACTTTCTGATTTTGTCGGGACGATCAATGTTGTATTTTTTTCACCTGATGATTTGATTATGGTTAAAGGAGGACCAGCCGAACGTCGGCGCTTTTTGGATCTTCATATTACCCAGCTCAATTCGCGCCATGTTCATCTTCTCAACGATTATAATAAGGTTCTCCATCAGAAAGCTGCTTTATTAAAAAGTTCAATTCAAACTTCAAAAGTCTCAAATATTGAGATATGGAATGAACAGTTACTCGATTTAGGTTCTAAAATTATTCGTAATCGTTGGAGATTCACTCAGATAATTGCTAAAAAAAGTAAAGAAATTTATTATCAGCTCTCCTCCGGTGAAGAAGAGTTAAGTATAAATTACTTAGCTTTAGGTCATCAGGATGTTGAAGAGGCATTGCATGAATTTCCAATCCTGTTGGAAGAAAAAATGAAGCAAGAAATCGAACGTCAAATGATTTTAGTTGGTCCTCACCGAGATGACCTTAATTTTCAGCTCAATGGAAAATCTGCGAGAATTTATGCTTCTCAAGGGCAGCAGCGCTCCATTGTTTTAAGTTTAAAATTGGCGGAACTCGAAGTGATCTATCAAGAAAAAGGAGAGTATCCTCTTTTACTCTTAGATGATGTACTGTCTGAACTTGATATTTTTCGGAGAGAATATTTGTTAGAGTTTATTCAACCGATCCGACAAGCCTTAATCACAATGACTAGTGCTGAAAAGCCGTCAACTGAAATAGCATCACTTTTCCAAGTAGACAAAGGACATATAGGGAGGATAAACTAA
- the remB gene encoding extracellular matrix regulator RemB, giving the protein MFLHLGGDFLVNQQKVIAILDLETAMKNSTSENYLNSMKVNEKVRYISEIGKEKSLIITTEGNYLSPISSTTLLKRSLSIEEQINEN; this is encoded by the coding sequence ATGTTTTTACACTTAGGTGGAGATTTTTTAGTTAATCAGCAAAAAGTCATTGCTATCTTAGATTTGGAAACAGCCATGAAAAATTCAACTTCTGAAAATTATTTAAATAGCATGAAAGTAAATGAAAAGGTACGTTATATTTCAGAAATCGGTAAAGAAAAGTCGTTAATCATCACTACAGAAGGAAATTATCTTTCTCCAATCTCCTCAACAACACTTTTAAAACGTTCTTTATCGATCGAGGAGCAAATCAATGAAAATTAA
- the gyrB gene encoding DNA topoisomerase (ATP-hydrolyzing) subunit B, translated as MQENADFQEKVPENVEYNADQIVVLEGLEAVRKRPGMYIGSTSSRGLHHLVYEIVDNSIDEALAGYCDTIEVIIRKDNTICVKDNGRGIPVDIHPKLGKPAVEVALTVLHAGGKFNNSAYKVSGGLHGVGLSVVNALSKWLYVDVKKDGKMYHQEYERGKTMTELTIIGESEGSGTQITFAPDPEIFEETTVFEFDILAHRLRELSFLNKKVSITLIDERKDEREVYYHTGGIIDFVKYINKNKDVLHPQPIYFESFKDNVEVEIGIQYNDSYTENLFSYANNINTQEGGTHEAGFKAALTRVVNDYARKNNIIKANDANLSGDDIREGMTAVISVKVPEPQFEGQTKTKLGNSEIRSIVDSIVGEGLNIFLEENPAVGKKVIEKSLQALRAREAARKARELTRRKSALEVSSLPGKLADCSWKEPDLCEMYLVEGDSAGGSAKQGRDRRFQAILPLRGKILNVEKARLDRILGNAEIRAMITAMGTGISDDFDLDKARYHKLIIMTDADVDGAHIRILLLTFFYRFMKPLIDNGYVYIAQPPLYQVKKGRDVSYQYTDVELSKALDRVGRDKAVIQRYKGLGEMNPEQLWETTMDPAKRTILQVTMDDAMIADELFTKLMGDKVEPRREFIIKYAKDVRNLDI; from the coding sequence TTGCAAGAAAATGCTGATTTTCAGGAGAAAGTGCCAGAAAACGTTGAGTATAATGCTGATCAAATTGTCGTATTAGAAGGTTTAGAAGCTGTTCGCAAACGTCCGGGAATGTATATTGGTTCAACCAGTAGTCGAGGGCTTCATCATTTAGTTTATGAAATTGTTGATAATAGTATTGATGAGGCCTTAGCAGGATATTGCGATACGATTGAAGTTATTATTCGTAAAGATAATACAATTTGTGTAAAAGATAATGGACGGGGTATTCCAGTTGATATTCACCCTAAGTTAGGAAAACCAGCTGTTGAAGTTGCATTAACCGTGCTCCATGCTGGTGGAAAATTTAATAATAGTGCCTATAAAGTTTCTGGGGGCTTACACGGGGTTGGTCTGAGTGTTGTGAATGCGTTGTCTAAGTGGTTATATGTTGACGTTAAAAAAGATGGAAAAATGTATCATCAAGAATATGAACGTGGAAAGACAATGACAGAACTGACGATTATTGGAGAGTCAGAAGGCTCTGGAACTCAAATTACCTTTGCTCCAGATCCAGAGATTTTTGAAGAGACGACTGTCTTTGAATTTGATATATTAGCTCATCGTCTTCGTGAACTTTCTTTTTTGAATAAAAAAGTTTCGATTACTTTAATCGATGAAAGAAAAGACGAAAGAGAAGTATATTATCACACAGGCGGTATTATTGATTTTGTAAAATATATAAACAAAAATAAAGATGTTTTGCATCCACAGCCTATTTACTTTGAATCCTTCAAGGATAACGTCGAAGTTGAAATTGGCATACAATATAATGATTCTTATACGGAAAATCTTTTTTCTTATGCAAATAATATTAATACCCAAGAAGGCGGCACGCATGAAGCAGGATTCAAGGCGGCTTTAACACGTGTTGTCAATGATTATGCACGTAAAAACAATATTATAAAAGCTAACGATGCAAATCTAAGCGGCGATGATATTCGTGAAGGAATGACTGCTGTAATCTCAGTTAAGGTTCCTGAACCTCAGTTTGAAGGTCAGACGAAAACGAAACTGGGAAATTCCGAAATTCGATCTATTGTTGATTCAATAGTGGGTGAAGGGCTTAATATTTTTCTTGAAGAAAATCCTGCCGTTGGGAAAAAAGTAATAGAAAAGTCACTTCAAGCTTTAAGAGCAAGAGAAGCAGCTCGTAAAGCACGGGAACTTACACGAAGAAAGAGCGCTTTAGAAGTTAGCTCGTTACCTGGAAAACTCGCCGATTGTTCTTGGAAAGAACCTGACCTATGTGAAATGTATCTAGTTGAGGGTGATAGTGCAGGAGGTTCGGCAAAACAAGGGCGTGACCGACGTTTTCAAGCTATTCTTCCGCTCCGGGGTAAGATTCTAAATGTAGAAAAAGCGCGGCTCGATCGAATTCTAGGAAATGCAGAAATTCGTGCGATGATTACTGCAATGGGGACAGGAATCTCAGATGATTTTGATTTAGATAAAGCACGTTATCACAAACTGATTATTATGACTGATGCCGATGTCGATGGAGCACATATCCGAATTCTCCTTTTAACCTTCTTCTATCGTTTCATGAAGCCGTTGATTGATAATGGTTATGTTTATATTGCTCAACCCCCGCTTTATCAAGTGAAAAAAGGCAGAGATGTCTCTTATCAATATACCGATGTTGAATTGTCTAAGGCTTTAGACCGCGTCGGACGGGATAAAGCAGTGATTCAGAGATATAAAGGTCTAGGAGAAATGAATCCAGAACAACTTTGGGAAACCACAATGGATCCTGCAAAACGAACTATATTACAGGTTACAATGGATGATGCTATGATTGCTGATGAACTTTTTACAAAGTTAATGGGAGATAAAGTAGAACCTCGGCGAGAGTTTATTATTAAATATGCCAAAGATGTACGTAATCTAGATATTTAA
- the gyrA gene encoding DNA gyrase subunit A, which yields MSMEMQGGKVLPIEISGELKKSFIDYSMSVIASRALPDVRDGLKPVHRRILYTFHELGMTPNKPYSKSARLVGDCMGKFHPHGDSSIYDAVVRLAQDFSSRYPLVDGHGNFGSVDGDSAAAMRYTECRMDKMATFMLADIDKDTVNFVPNYDEKQEEPSVLPSKFPNLLVNGSSGIAVGMATNIPPHNLTEVIDGTIAQIDNPDITIKELMEYIKGPDLPTGAMIMGTEGIYQAYTTGRGIFKTRAKAHIEHMEKSGKMRILITEIPFMVNKARLVEKIAELVREKKIEGITDLRDESDRSGMRIVIELRRDVVPQIILNQLYKHTQLEESFGMNMLALVDGRPKLLTLKEMIYYFIEHQRDVITRRTRFELNKAEAEAHILEGLRIALDHIDEVIQIIRTSADETDAKNNLMARFGLSEKQSQAIVDMRLKRLTGLEREKIENQLAELLKTIEYLRAVLASEKMVDEIIKTELNEIKDKFGDERRTQISIDVSNMQIEDLIADEDVVITVTHRGYIKRIPLNSYKSQRRGGKGVNGMATREEDFVEHLFITSTHQYILFFTSRGKVYRLKAHEIPEASKTAKGIAIVNILNINPSEEEITAILAIKAYSEDFCLFTATKHGIVKKSALNEYDSQRKDGLIALTLDEGDELIGVRLTREEDHILMATKNGLSICFNCSDVRQMGRTARGVKGINLTEDDSVVGMDVIYEDGSELLTMTENGLSKRTDVSEYRVQGRGGKGIIAMKLNEKTGSLIGIKVVKPEDQLMIITEDGIVIRQDVSGISKQGRSAQGVMAMRTRESRVVAIAKVVNKEDVDNEVLNEDEEE from the coding sequence ATGTCAATGGAAATGCAAGGGGGAAAAGTTCTTCCGATTGAAATTTCGGGTGAACTTAAAAAGTCATTTATTGACTATTCCATGAGTGTTATTGCCAGTCGGGCCTTACCTGATGTTAGGGATGGCCTGAAGCCAGTTCACCGGAGAATTCTTTATACGTTTCACGAGTTGGGAATGACCCCAAATAAACCTTATAGTAAATCAGCGCGACTTGTCGGAGACTGTATGGGTAAATTTCACCCGCATGGTGATTCCTCTATTTATGATGCAGTTGTTCGTTTAGCTCAGGATTTTTCCAGTCGTTATCCTTTAGTTGATGGACATGGAAATTTTGGATCCGTAGATGGTGATTCAGCTGCAGCTATGCGTTATACCGAGTGTAGAATGGACAAAATGGCTACATTTATGCTTGCTGATATTGATAAGGATACAGTCAACTTTGTTCCTAACTATGATGAAAAACAGGAAGAGCCATCTGTTTTACCTTCAAAGTTTCCTAATCTCTTAGTAAATGGTTCTTCAGGTATTGCAGTCGGCATGGCAACAAATATCCCTCCCCACAATTTAACTGAAGTGATTGATGGTACAATTGCCCAAATTGATAATCCTGATATTACAATTAAAGAACTGATGGAATATATCAAAGGTCCGGATCTTCCGACGGGTGCTATGATTATGGGGACTGAAGGAATTTATCAGGCCTATACAACGGGGAGAGGTATATTCAAGACACGAGCCAAAGCTCATATTGAACATATGGAAAAGTCAGGGAAAATGCGAATTTTAATCACAGAAATTCCCTTTATGGTTAATAAAGCAAGACTGGTTGAAAAGATTGCGGAGCTTGTTCGGGAGAAGAAAATTGAAGGAATTACGGATTTAAGAGATGAATCCGATCGCAGTGGTATGCGGATCGTGATTGAGCTCCGGAGGGATGTTGTTCCGCAAATTATTCTTAATCAACTTTACAAACATACTCAACTTGAAGAATCCTTTGGAATGAATATGTTGGCTTTAGTTGATGGTCGCCCTAAGCTTTTAACGCTGAAAGAAATGATCTACTATTTTATTGAGCACCAAAGAGATGTTATCACGCGTAGAACGAGATTTGAGCTCAATAAAGCTGAAGCTGAAGCTCATATACTTGAAGGCTTGAGAATTGCATTAGATCATATCGATGAAGTGATTCAAATTATCAGGACTTCTGCGGATGAGACTGATGCAAAAAATAATTTAATGGCGCGGTTTGGATTAAGCGAAAAGCAATCGCAAGCGATTGTAGATATGCGTTTGAAACGCTTAACAGGATTAGAACGCGAAAAAATTGAAAATCAATTAGCAGAACTTTTGAAAACAATTGAGTATTTGAGAGCCGTTTTGGCTTCGGAAAAAATGGTTGATGAGATTATTAAGACGGAGCTTAACGAAATCAAGGATAAATTTGGGGATGAACGGCGAACCCAAATATCAATTGATGTCAGTAACATGCAAATTGAGGATTTAATTGCGGATGAAGATGTCGTAATTACGGTTACGCATAGAGGCTATATTAAACGAATACCGCTGAACTCGTATAAGAGCCAGAGACGTGGAGGTAAGGGAGTTAATGGTATGGCGACGCGGGAAGAGGACTTCGTAGAACACCTCTTTATCACCTCTACCCATCAGTACATTCTGTTCTTCACCTCGCGAGGAAAAGTATATCGCTTAAAGGCGCATGAGATTCCTGAAGCCAGTAAGACAGCTAAAGGAATTGCAATCGTCAATATATTAAATATTAATCCTAGTGAAGAAGAAATCACAGCTATTCTTGCAATCAAAGCTTATTCCGAAGATTTCTGTCTTTTCACTGCCACGAAGCATGGAATTGTTAAGAAATCGGCTCTTAATGAATATGATTCCCAACGTAAGGATGGTTTGATTGCCTTGACTTTGGATGAAGGAGATGAACTCATTGGGGTTCGCCTGACCAGAGAAGAAGATCATATTTTAATGGCCACAAAAAATGGATTATCGATATGCTTTAATTGCTCAGATGTACGGCAAATGGGTCGTACAGCACGTGGTGTGAAGGGCATTAATCTTACAGAAGATGATTCAGTCGTTGGTATGGATGTTATCTATGAAGATGGGTCTGAACTTTTGACGATGACGGAAAATGGATTATCAAAGAGAACAGATGTCTCAGAATATAGAGTTCAAGGTCGTGGCGGTAAAGGAATTATCGCGATGAAATTGAATGAAAAAACGGGATCGTTGATAGGAATCAAAGTTGTAAAACCAGAAGATCAGCTTATGATTATAACTGAAGATGGTATTGTTATTCGCCAAGACGTATCTGGAATTTCCAAGCAAGGTCGTTCGGCCCAAGGCGTGATGGCTATGAGGACTAGAGAAAGCCGAGTTGTAGCTATTGCAAAAGTAGTTAATAAAGAAGATGTAGATAATGAAGTTTTAAACGAGGATGAAGAAGAATAA
- the pdxS gene encoding pyridoxal 5'-phosphate synthase lyase subunit PdxS has protein sequence MTEVASWKVKTGLAEMLKGGVIMDVTTPEQAKIAEEAGACAVMALERVPSDIRAAGGVARMADPTIIQRIMDAVTIPVMAKARIGHFVEAQILESMGADYIDESEVLTPADDMYHINKHDFKVPFVCGARNLGEALRRIGEGAAMIRTKGEPGTGNVVEAVRHMRTVMSEIRTLSTMPKEELMTAAKNMGAPFDLVVYVAENGKLPVVNFAAGGIATPADAALMMQLGVDGIFVGSGIFKSGDPVKRAKAIVLATTNYNDPQMLAEISKDLGEAMSGIEISTLKESERMQERGW, from the coding sequence ATGACGGAAGTTGCCTCATGGAAAGTAAAAACGGGATTAGCAGAAATGCTTAAAGGTGGAGTTATTATGGATGTAACTACACCGGAACAAGCTAAAATAGCAGAAGAAGCGGGCGCATGCGCTGTTATGGCACTAGAAAGAGTCCCTTCAGATATACGTGCAGCAGGTGGAGTTGCCAGAATGGCGGATCCCACGATTATTCAACGGATTATGGATGCTGTCACTATCCCGGTCATGGCTAAGGCTCGGATTGGTCATTTTGTAGAAGCACAAATTCTTGAATCTATGGGTGCTGATTATATTGATGAGAGTGAAGTTTTGACTCCAGCAGATGATATGTATCATATCAATAAACATGATTTTAAAGTTCCTTTTGTTTGTGGAGCTCGAAACTTAGGGGAAGCTCTTCGACGTATTGGTGAAGGTGCTGCCATGATTCGCACAAAAGGTGAACCAGGAACCGGTAATGTAGTTGAAGCAGTGCGTCATATGCGTACAGTTATGAGTGAAATCCGTACTTTATCAACAATGCCTAAAGAAGAATTAATGACCGCTGCTAAAAATATGGGTGCACCTTTTGATTTAGTAGTTTATGTTGCGGAAAATGGAAAACTTCCTGTTGTTAATTTTGCTGCAGGTGGAATTGCTACACCGGCTGATGCTGCGTTGATGATGCAACTTGGCGTCGATGGTATTTTTGTTGGCTCAGGTATCTTTAAATCTGGTGATCCTGTAAAACGAGCTAAGGCTATTGTTTTAGCGACCACGAATTATAATGATCCTCAAATGCTTGCTGAGATTTCTAAAGATCTGGGAGAAGCTATGTCCGGTATTGAGATTTCTACCCTCAAAGAGAGTGAACGTATGCAGGAGCGAGGCTGGTAG
- the pdxT gene encoding pyridoxal 5'-phosphate synthase glutaminase subunit PdxT, producing MAKKIGVLALQGAFREHRQALKSLGCEVTEVRKSSDLEDINGLVIPGGESTTMGKLLQVDKLGEKIKELAAKNLPIFGTCAGMIVLSKRIEDSNQYSLGLMDVTVQRNAFGRQVASFETNLEIPALGKDPIRAIFIRAPYIKEVAPNVGILAEYEGKIVFARQGNMIASAFHPELTEDRRVHQYFLSIVDEQLAK from the coding sequence ATGGCGAAGAAAATTGGTGTCCTAGCCTTGCAAGGTGCTTTTCGTGAGCATCGGCAGGCATTGAAAAGCCTGGGATGCGAAGTCACTGAAGTCCGTAAATCGAGTGATTTAGAAGATATTAACGGACTGGTTATTCCCGGTGGGGAAAGTACGACAATGGGTAAGCTTCTTCAAGTGGATAAACTTGGTGAAAAAATTAAAGAATTAGCGGCTAAAAATTTACCTATTTTCGGAACATGTGCTGGGATGATTGTACTAAGTAAAAGAATCGAGGATAGTAACCAATATAGCTTAGGGTTAATGGATGTTACGGTTCAACGCAATGCATTTGGACGTCAAGTTGCAAGCTTTGAAACTAATTTAGAGATACCTGCTTTAGGTAAGGATCCAATAAGAGCTATTTTTATAAGAGCTCCGTATATCAAGGAAGTAGCTCCTAACGTTGGGATTTTAGCAGAATACGAGGGGAAAATTGTTTTTGCTCGTCAGGGAAATATGATTGCGAGCGCTTTTCATCCTGAATTAACTGAGGACCGAAGAGTTCATCAATATTTTCTCTCGATCGTTGATGAACAACTGGCCAAGTAA